From one Chloroflexota bacterium genomic stretch:
- a CDS encoding DUF1080 domain-containing protein has product MSTNPTPQRTDFSLDVTGRYVCNGLDEALRSADKSLRPEARPFDVIVIGGGSFGPVLAQHLFDRDKTHSHRILVLEGGPFVLPEHIQNLPVLGLNVPGKTSIADLRATGQDGRPRNEVWGLAWHSNEQFPGLAYCLGGRSLFFGGWSPQLLDSEMPPDRWPHQVVDDLNARYFREAGEQIGVNETNDFIQGPLHEALRQRLFEGIQRHKVTDAIPLAQLRLHLTAPDDASGVTADELKLEAPLAVQSRQPRSGSFPFNKFSAVPLLMKAARMASAESGNDDLKKRLMIVPNCHVSRLKTTNGHVTEVETNLGNVPVPSEGVVVIALGTIESTRLALLSFEGIPNYDLIGRNLMAHLRSNLTIRIPRAVLPIDPAIKELQASALFVKGRHTHADGAPGHFHLQITASGLGASGADSEAELFKIIPDLDTLDAFRAADDSHVVITLRGIGEMEAQNPNSRITLDPEPDEFGMRRAFVSIAPTEKDLALWEAMDKAADQAAQLFAGGQPYEVLTPQGAKKVSTGDSLREMFPYVGRRDALGTTHHEAGTLWMGDDPGKSVTDADGRFHHVGNAYVAGPALFPTIGSPNPMLTGVALSRRMAEQALQARRPSAPESGFMYLFDGTEETFKLWQAAGQGAFSLVDGAIVAQPSSDLGLLYYAPRTFGDFVLRLEFRLDQLEDNSGVFVRFRDPRRPVPDRNDPGVSYPYQNQAWVAVNTGFEIQIDEVARGDAGRGIPDGLDEHRTGAIYGIALGEGAGQQTYQRGPVLKAGRWYNYEINVVGDAYTVYLNGQQTTTFTNSDLFRGRSPERDPNSGYIGLQAHTGRLAFRNIRILPALSPLPRARAALVGNLKKVETVSEYVG; this is encoded by the coding sequence ATGTCAACCAACCCCACTCCTCAGCGAACCGATTTCTCGCTCGATGTCACCGGACGCTACGTCTGCAATGGGTTGGACGAAGCATTGCGCAGCGCCGACAAGAGCTTGCGTCCCGAGGCGCGTCCGTTTGACGTGATCGTGATTGGCGGCGGCAGTTTTGGCCCGGTGCTGGCTCAACACCTCTTTGATCGCGACAAGACTCACAGCCACCGCATCCTGGTGCTGGAAGGCGGGCCGTTCGTCCTGCCCGAGCACATTCAGAATCTACCGGTGCTTGGCTTGAACGTCCCCGGCAAGACCAGCATCGCCGACCTGCGGGCAACGGGCCAGGATGGCCGACCTCGCAATGAGGTGTGGGGACTGGCTTGGCACTCCAACGAACAGTTTCCGGGACTGGCCTACTGCCTGGGCGGGCGCTCGCTGTTCTTTGGCGGTTGGTCACCGCAACTGCTCGACTCGGAAATGCCCCCGGATCGATGGCCCCACCAAGTGGTGGATGACCTGAATGCCCGCTACTTTCGGGAGGCCGGCGAGCAAATCGGCGTCAACGAAACCAACGACTTTATTCAGGGGCCGTTGCACGAGGCGCTCCGCCAGCGGCTCTTCGAAGGTATTCAGCGCCACAAGGTGACGGACGCGATCCCGCTGGCGCAGTTGCGACTGCATCTCACCGCGCCGGATGACGCTTCGGGAGTCACCGCTGATGAGTTGAAGCTAGAAGCCCCTCTGGCTGTCCAAAGCCGCCAGCCGCGTTCCGGCTCCTTCCCGTTCAACAAGTTCAGCGCCGTGCCGTTGTTGATGAAGGCGGCGCGGATGGCGTCGGCTGAATCAGGCAATGACGACCTGAAGAAGCGCCTCATGATCGTGCCGAACTGCCACGTCAGCCGGCTGAAGACCACGAACGGACACGTGACCGAAGTGGAGACGAATCTGGGCAATGTGCCTGTCCCGTCTGAAGGCGTGGTCGTCATCGCCCTGGGCACAATTGAAAGCACGCGGCTGGCTCTGCTCTCCTTTGAGGGCATTCCCAACTACGACTTGATTGGGCGCAACCTGATGGCGCATCTGCGTTCCAATCTGACGATCCGCATCCCGCGCGCGGTTCTGCCGATTGATCCCGCCATCAAAGAATTGCAAGCCTCGGCGCTCTTCGTTAAAGGCCGGCACACTCACGCCGATGGCGCTCCGGGACACTTCCACCTGCAAATCACCGCTTCCGGCCTCGGCGCGTCAGGCGCGGACTCCGAAGCCGAACTATTCAAGATAATTCCCGACCTTGACACCCTCGACGCCTTTCGCGCGGCAGACGATAGCCACGTCGTCATCACCCTTCGCGGCATCGGTGAGATGGAAGCGCAGAACCCCAACAGCCGCATCACGCTCGATCCCGAACCCGACGAGTTTGGCATGCGGCGCGCCTTTGTGTCAATTGCGCCGACCGAGAAAGACCTTGCACTGTGGGAGGCGATGGATAAAGCCGCCGACCAGGCGGCCCAGCTCTTCGCCGGCGGCCAGCCTTACGAAGTGTTGACCCCGCAGGGCGCGAAAAAGGTTTCAACCGGCGACTCGTTGCGTGAAATGTTCCCGTATGTTGGGCGGCGCGATGCGCTGGGCACGACCCACCACGAAGCTGGCACACTCTGGATGGGCGACGATCCCGGCAAATCGGTGACGGACGCCGACGGTCGTTTCCATCATGTCGGCAATGCTTACGTCGCCGGCCCTGCCCTGTTTCCCACTATCGGTTCGCCCAATCCGATGCTGACCGGCGTGGCGTTGAGCAGACGCATGGCCGAGCAGGCCTTGCAGGCGCGCCGCCCATCTGCGCCCGAGTCGGGATTCATGTATTTGTTTGACGGCACGGAGGAAACATTCAAGTTGTGGCAGGCTGCCGGGCAGGGCGCTTTCTCGTTGGTTGACGGCGCAATCGTTGCCCAGCCGAGCAGCGATCTGGGGCTGTTGTATTACGCGCCGCGCACCTTCGGCGACTTTGTCCTGCGCCTGGAGTTTCGTCTCGATCAATTGGAGGACAACTCCGGCGTCTTCGTTCGCTTTCGAGACCCGCGTCGGCCAGTGCCAGATCGAAACGACCCAGGCGTTTCCTATCCTTACCAGAATCAGGCGTGGGTTGCCGTGAACACAGGTTTTGAAATCCAGATTGATGAAGTTGCTCGCGGTGACGCTGGCCGGGGAATACCCGATGGGCTGGACGAGCACCGCACCGGAGCAATTTACGGGATCGCTCTCGGCGAGGGCGCCGGCCAACAAACCTACCAGCGCGGCCCGGTGCTGAAAGCAGGCAGATGGTACAACTATGAGATCAACGTGGTCGGCGACGCTTACACGGTTTATCTCAACGGCCAACAGACCACCACGTTTACGAACTCAGACCTGTTTCGCGGGAGATCGCCAGAGCGCGATCCGAACTCTGGCTACATTGGCCTGCAAGCACACACCGGGCGGCTTGCCTTCCGAAATATCCGCATTCTTCCGGCTCTGTCCCCCTTGCCGCGCGCTCGCGCGGCTCTCGTGGGCAATTTGAAGAAGGTCGAGACGGTGAGTGAATACGTCGGGTAA